The following are encoded in a window of Phragmites australis chromosome 22, lpPhrAust1.1, whole genome shotgun sequence genomic DNA:
- the LOC133905004 gene encoding uncharacterized protein LOC133905004 isoform X2: protein MLGPRPAPAASTQNPGAAPSAPAAAAARVREEGEVSSGADDDEALQTHIAAPSNVGRYVEAGAQVPLATFRGKGSNTLSVSNVMTHIAAAPSYKKTMRLSQGQFKPGTNRNLTWQKPVSSDNLVITFSDDDSGSDSGKTKQDRVRDRKASSQGTQKTGNNMQTRIMREEAPQHKTHAAKIGSANFPAFPLTLRNAGAGRGSGTTFFRREPSVRQVTPLKSKQKDGNGVGVNSADHRLESLRHKIAARENELKGQKRPLVPVVTKNADFSTEKIELEASSGECSRLNSPFEHDGGPIKRLKLNQQHSYNQVHSDLVTLAPISCSSGKNNVQSSEVTDHFENGTTMHCNVDEREHAVTTEFSGQIQHGGATKNPPSSKTHHKGMEGADNHATVELRGRLAAPFTNGQIMPETSALVPVTSAQAGQRVMPVGTSTVLNLRPHLQPGEENADLLNYSGQIGVEGQNTRLLSLLEMEELQERELEDAQEHRQKCEVEEREALRAYRKAQRALIEANERCTILRRKREICSAQVHGFIAENSPLVQSLSIQNAGDGLAMPSLLNSQIHADCQLPENQGGRYSLYPDEPPQQPVDKHEAQPHYRDELAASTADPNFVNTANDNSMPSDYMEDDLLFPARRARSECASDLENHMEETIHVHAEENRQASGDSVQDYELLEASLRSRLVERFGKKPCLNSTGEGTEEIAVGKVAGAEHDKQSAHELQLQEAEQNVVTTLEDTMELGNDDAGCAEKTGGLSNSSSGPSMGNCNPNDNISSLKELCMPLSTNSPIFPSSAPQNAARHIKGAFPGFCKEASDLKNDCLVSDAASEAAESVQDMIQDRVGENVKMLPTTQKDSDMAHSGIDPFWPFCMFELRGKCNDEECQWQHAEHHAWRKSKHTKHAMTSVSGLSPYGLFRHFLPVPAYRVGSNLIKSDLNLMQSVLASSLWQYWQRGFCASFPLPISVQRILPSDAPFLQAGDGSIADFDTNRQLLNFRMLDSRKNKIVQGSVDVEFFLEAALGLYCGKVNKPDRIKALLLLARAIEADPSTAILWVFYLHIYYQKDEGLGKDDMFSDAVQHNVYSYELWLMYINSRLRFDDRLDAYNDALSMLCQMTADTDKDLKERSAFTLDIFLQMIYFLCMSGNVEKAISRIFGILPTATPDNSGDKLLTDVISCLTMSDRCIFWISCLYVSIYAKLPEEITDQLEFQKALPRALVWLPIEPSVDNRSHIIELLKHAAYKMAIDISESVKNGDPSYLTLAQFLAVNHISCLAALEGFKSSADMLVKYMKEYPMCPQIFLISGRLERKYGTCSGMKGFDELLLNWHKEVQGIQYLWNQYAEHALADNIELAEKVLACWFEEYGEDCDLQSNVAVGALLASAQEVGSGPSISEDQVFWLLNLSLYKILENNLLEAQVAVDKALKLAHGECYEYCLREHAAIHMLEKSSSTADAQTRATFSFIIGYLADHRNLPTRDLLSRRFCQNVKKHKLKQLIDDTIGPTSVDSSLINSVLEVCFGPSLLPEKIGEVKYLVDFVESVMEVLPANYHLALALGRFVGKHYTGADPTSMGTRFWASSVLINAIFRAVPVAPESVWLEGASLLEKLQAAETVKRFHQQATSVYPFSYKLWHTYLNTCKASGNNTESIMEAARQRGIELNLTPT from the exons ATGTTGGGCCCGCGAcccgcgcccgccgcctccACCCAGAACCCTGGCGCGGCCCCCTCCGccccggcggcggcagcggcgagggTGCGCGAGGAGGGCGAGGTCTCCTCCGGCGCTGACGACGACGAG GCTCTGCAAACTCACATTGCAGCTCCATCGAATGTTGGGAGGTATGTGGAGGCTGGTGCTCAAGTGCCATTGGCAACTTTCCGTGGTAAAG GCAGTAATACCTTGAGTGTCTCAAATGTGATGACTCACATAGCAGCTGCTCCAAGTTATAAAAAGACCATGAGGTTGAGTCAAGGGCAATTCAAACCTGGCACAAATCGAAATCTTACATGGCAGAAGCCTGTGTCAAGTGATAACCTTGTGATAACTTTCTCTGATGATGATAGTGGGTCTGACTCAGGAAAGACAAAGCAAGATAGAGTTAGAGATAGAAAGGCCAGCTCTCAAGGTACACAGAAAACAGGGAATAATATGCAAACTAGGATCATGAGAGAGGAAGCACCTCAGCACAAAACCCATGCTGCAAAGATAGGATCCGCAAACTTCCCTGCTTTTCCACTCACACTCAGAAATGCAGGGGCTGGTAGGGGATCAGGCACAACTTTTTTTAGGAGGGAGCCATCTGTGCGCCAAGTTACTCCTCTAAAGTCTAAGCAGAAGGATGGAAATGGAGTTGGAGTAAATTCTGCAGATCATAGGCTAGAAAGCTTGCGCCATAAAATAGCTGCTagagaaaatgaactaaaaggtCAAAAAAGACCTCTGGTGCCTGTTGTTACGAAGAATGCAGATTTCTCTACAGAAAAGATAGAGCTGGAAGCTTCCAGTGGTGAATGTTCACGCCTTAATAGTCCATTTGAACATGATGGAGGACCAATTAAAAGGTTGAAGCTCAATCAGCAGCATTCCTACAACCAAGTTCACAGTGACTTGGTAACACTGGCACCTATTAGCTGTTCATCAGGGAAAAACAACGTGCAATCTTCTGAAGTGACAGATCACTTTGAAAATGGAACTACCATGCACTGTAATGTTGATGAAAGAGAGCATGCAGTCACAACAGAATTTTCAGGTCAAATACAACATGGTGGTGCAACTAAGAACCCTCCATCATCCAAAACTCACCATAAAGGTATGGAAGGTGCTGACAATCATGCTACGGTTGAGTTGCGTGGCAGGCTTGCAGCACCATTTACTAATGGGCAAATTATGCCTGAAACTAGTGCTTTGGTGCCTGTCACTTCTGCCCAGGCTGGGCAACGGGTAATGCCTGTTGGTACTTCAACAGTGTTAAACCTCAGGCCACACTTGCAACCTGGAGAGGAG AATGCCGATCTTTTGAACTATAGTGGCCAGATAGGTGTAGAAGGCCAGAACACAAGATTGTTGTCTCTGCTTGAGATGGAGGAACTCCAAGAGAGAGAATTGGAGGACGCTCAAGAGCATAGACAGAAATGTGAAGTTGAAGAAAGAGAAGCTCTTAGAGCTTATCGCAAAGCACAAAGAGCTTTAATTGAGGCAAATGAAAGATGTACCATTCTTCGtaggaaaagagagatttgCTCTGCACAAGTTCATGGTTTTATTGCAGAGAATTCTCCTTTGGTGCAGTCTTTGAGTATTCAGaatgctggagatggccttgcAATGCCGTCACTGCTCAATTCTCAGATTCATGCAGATTGTCAGCTGCCTGAAAATCAGGGTGGTAGGTACAGTCTATACCCCGACGAACCTCCTCAGCAGCCAGTTGATAAGCATGAGGCACAGCCACACTATCGTGATGAGCTTGCTGCCAGCACTGCTGATCCGAACTTTGTGAACACTGCCAATGATAACAGCATGCCTTCAGATTACATGGAGGATGATCTTCTTTTCCCTGCTAGGCGTGCAAGATCAGAGTGTGCCTCGGATCTGGAGAATCACATGGAAGAAACTATACATGTACATGCAGAGGAAAACAGACAAGCTTCTGGTGACAGTGTGCAGGACTATGAGCTTTTAGAAGCTTCTTTGAGGTCTAGATTGGTGGAAAGATTTGGTAAGAAACCATGTCTGAATAGCACCGGAGAAGGCACTGAAGAAATTGCTGTTGGAAAAGTAGCTGGGGCTGAACACGACAAGCAGTCTGCACATGAACTTCAGTTGCAGGAAGCAGAGCAGAATGTTGTGACGACTCTTGAAG ATACAATGGAGCTTGGAAATGATGATGCTGGTTGTGCTGAAAAGACTGGTGGTCTCTCTAATTCTAGTAGTGGTCCTTCAATGGGCAACTGTAATCCTAATGACAACATTTCCTCTCTCAAAGAATTATGCATGCCATTGAGTACGAACAGTCCCATTTTTCCTTCTTCAGCTCCACAAAATGCTGCTAGACACATCAAGGGGGCATTTCCTGGGTTTTGTAAGGAAGCTTCAGATTTAAAAAATGACTGTCTGGTCAGTGATGCAGCGTCTGAAGCAGCAGAAAGTGTACAAGATATGATACAAGACCGTGTTGGAGAGAACGTGAAGATGCTTCCAACTACCCAAAAGGATAGTGACATGGCACACAGTGGGATTGATCCCTTCTGGCCCTTCTGCATGTTTGAGCTCCGAGGAAAATGCAACGATGAAGAGTGCCAGTGGCAACATGCTGAGCATCATGCTTGGAGAAAGTCAAAGCACACAAAACATGCAATGACCTCTGTTTCAG GCCTGAGTCCTTATGGTCTCTTTCGGCATTTTCTTCCTGTACCGGCATATCGGGTTGGTTCGAATCTTATTAAATCTGATCTGAACTTGATGCAGTCGGTGTTGGCTAGCAGTTTATGGCAATATTGGCAAAGGGGGTTTTGCGCTTCCTTTCCTTTACCGATATCTGTTCAAAGAATTCTTCCATCAGATGCACCATTCTTACAGGCTGGTGACGGTTCGATTGCAGATTTCGATACGAACAGACAGCTATTAAATTTTCGAATGCTGGATAGTAGGAAG AATAAGATTGTACAGGGATCTGTTGATGTTGAATTCTTCTTAGAGGCCGCACTTGGTTTGTATTGTGGAAAAGTGAACAAACCAGACAGGATCAAG GCTCTTTTACTTCTGGCGCGTGCTATTGAGGCTGATCCAAGTACAGCTATCCTGTGGGTGTTTTATCTCCATATTTACTATCAAAAGGATGAAGGACTTGGTAAAGATGACATGTTTTCCGACGCG gtGCAACACAATGTTTATTCCTATGAACTATGGCTTATGTATATTAATAGTAGGTTGCGCTTTGATGACCGATTGGATGCTTATAATGACGCTTTGAGCATGCTCTGCCAAATGACAGCAGACACTGACAAggatttgaaagaaagaagtgcTTTCACACTAGATATCTTCTTACAGATGATTTACTTCCTGTGCATGTCTGGAAACGTAGAGAAGgcaatttctaggatttttgggaTTCTTCCAACTGCAACTCCTGACAATTCTGGTGACAAGTTGCTTACTGATGTCATTTCTTGCTTGACCATGTCCGACAGATGCATATTTTGGATTTCGTGCCTATATGTCTCAATTTACGCAAAGCTTCCAGAGGAAATTACTGATCAGCTAGAGTTCCAGAAAGCTTTGCCTCGTGCCTTAGTATGGCTTCCTATCGAGCCCAGTGTAGATAACAGAAGTCACATTATAGAGCTTTTGAAACATGCTGCCTACAAGATGGCTATAGATATTAGTGAGAGTGTTAAAAATGGGGATCCGTCTTACCTGACCTTAGCACAATTCCTTGCTGTTAATCACATTAGTTGTTTAGCTGCTCTTGAAGGCTTCAAATCTTCTGCTGATATGCTAGTGAAGTACATGAAGGAGTACCCAATGTGTCCTCAGATTTTCCTTATCTCAGGTCGGCTAGAAAGAAAGTATGGTACATGTTCTGGTATGAAAGGGTTTGATGAGTTACTATTGAATTGGCATAAAGAGGTGCAAGGAATTCAATATCTGTGGAACCAATACGCCGAGCATGCTTTGGCTGATAATATTGAGTTAGCTGAGAAGGTACTTGCTTGCTGGTTTGAAGAATATGGGGAAGATTGTGATCTCCAAAGCAATGTTGCTGTCGGTGCATTACTTGCTTCAGCCCAGGAGGTTGGTTCTGGTCCATCTATATCAGAAGATCAGGTCTTTTGGTTATTAAATCTCTCATTGTATAAGATACTGGAGAACAACCTACTGGAAGCTCAAGTTGCCGTGGATAAAGCACTGAAATTGGCTCATGGGGAGTGCTACGAGTACTGTTTAAGAGAACATGCTGCAATTCACATGCTGGAAAAATCATCATCTACTGCAGATGCTCAAACTCGAGCTACGTTCAGTTTTATCATTGGTTATCTTGCAGATCATCGGAACTTGCCCACAAGGGACCTGCTGTCAAGAAGGTTTTGCCAGAATGTTAAGAAGCATAAGCTTAAGCAGTTAATAGATGACACTATAGGTCCGACATCTGTAGATTCTTCTCTGATAAACTCTGTCCTTGAAGTGTGCTTTGGTCCGTCTCTCCTTCCAGAAAAAATTGGCGAAGTGAAGTACTTGGTTGATTTTGTCGAATCAGTGATGGAGGTTCTTCCTGCAAACTATCACCTAGCCTTGGCACTTGGTAGATTCGTGGGGAAGCATTACACAGGTGCTGACCCTACCTCCATGGGCACCAGGTTCTGGGCAAGCTCTGTTCTGATTAACGCCATTTTCCGGGCTGTACCTGTTGCACCAGAATCTGTATGGCTAGAAGGTGCCAGTCTCCTGGAGAAACTGCAAGCTGCAGAGACCGTGAAGAGGTTCCACCAGCAGGCAACGTCAGTTTACCCTTTCTCCTACAAGCTGTGGCACACGTACTTGAACACGTGCAAAGCCAGTGGAAACAACACTGAGAGCATCATGGAAGCTGCGAGGCAACGTGGCATCGAGCTGAATCTGACCCCGACCTAG
- the LOC133905004 gene encoding uncharacterized protein LOC133905004 isoform X1, translated as MLGPRPAPAASTQNPGAAPSAPAAAAARVREEGEVSSGADDDEALQTHIAAPSNVGRYVEAGAQVPLATFRGKGSNTLSVSNVMTHIAAAPSYKKTMRLSQGQFKPGTNRNLTWQKPVSSDNLVITFSDDDSGSDSGKTKQDRVRDRKASSQGTQKTGNNMQTRIMREEAPQHKTHAAKIGSANFPAFPLTLRNAGAGRGSGTTFFRREPSVRQVTPLKSKQKDGNGVGVNSADHRLESLRHKIAARENELKGQKRPLVPVVTKNADFSTEKIELEASSGECSRLNSPFEHDGGPIKRLKLNQQHSYNQVHSDLVTLAPISCSSGKNNVQSSEVTDHFENGTTMHCNVDEREHAVTTEFSGQIQHGGATKNPPSSKTHHKGMEGADNHATVELRGRLAAPFTNGQIMPETSALVPVTSAQAGQRVMPVGTSTVLNLRPHLQPGEENADLLNYSGQIGVEGQNTRLLSLLEMEELQERELEDAQEHRQKCEVEEREALRAYRKAQRALIEANERCTILRRKREICSAQVHGFIAENSPLVQSLSIQNAGDGLAMPSLLNSQIHADCQLPENQGGRYSLYPDEPPQQPVDKHEAQPHYRDELAASTADPNFVNTANDNSMPSDYMEDDLLFPARRARSECASDLENHMEETIHVHAEENRQASGDSVQDYELLEASLRSRLVERFGKKPCLNSTGEGTEEIAVGKVAGAEHDKQSAHELQLQEAEQNVVTTLEDTMELGNDDAGCAEKTGGLSNSSSGPSMGNCNPNDNISSLKELCMPLSTNSPIFPSSAPQNAARHIKGAFPGFCKEASDLKNDCLVSDAASEAAESVQDMIQDRVGENVKMLPTTQKDSDMAHSGIDPFWPFCMFELRGKCNDEECQWQHAEHHAWRKSKHTKHAMTSVSGLSPYGLFRHFLPVPAYRVGSNLIKSDLNLMQSVLASSLWQYWQRGFCASFPLPISVQRILPSDAPFLQAGDGSIADFDTNRQLLNFRMLDSRKVGRVHRFATIITSRKWHAYRSLNKIVQGSVDVEFFLEAALGLYCGKVNKPDRIKALLLLARAIEADPSTAILWVFYLHIYYQKDEGLGKDDMFSDAVQHNVYSYELWLMYINSRLRFDDRLDAYNDALSMLCQMTADTDKDLKERSAFTLDIFLQMIYFLCMSGNVEKAISRIFGILPTATPDNSGDKLLTDVISCLTMSDRCIFWISCLYVSIYAKLPEEITDQLEFQKALPRALVWLPIEPSVDNRSHIIELLKHAAYKMAIDISESVKNGDPSYLTLAQFLAVNHISCLAALEGFKSSADMLVKYMKEYPMCPQIFLISGRLERKYGTCSGMKGFDELLLNWHKEVQGIQYLWNQYAEHALADNIELAEKVLACWFEEYGEDCDLQSNVAVGALLASAQEVGSGPSISEDQVFWLLNLSLYKILENNLLEAQVAVDKALKLAHGECYEYCLREHAAIHMLEKSSSTADAQTRATFSFIIGYLADHRNLPTRDLLSRRFCQNVKKHKLKQLIDDTIGPTSVDSSLINSVLEVCFGPSLLPEKIGEVKYLVDFVESVMEVLPANYHLALALGRFVGKHYTGADPTSMGTRFWASSVLINAIFRAVPVAPESVWLEGASLLEKLQAAETVKRFHQQATSVYPFSYKLWHTYLNTCKASGNNTESIMEAARQRGIELNLTPT; from the exons ATGTTGGGCCCGCGAcccgcgcccgccgcctccACCCAGAACCCTGGCGCGGCCCCCTCCGccccggcggcggcagcggcgagggTGCGCGAGGAGGGCGAGGTCTCCTCCGGCGCTGACGACGACGAG GCTCTGCAAACTCACATTGCAGCTCCATCGAATGTTGGGAGGTATGTGGAGGCTGGTGCTCAAGTGCCATTGGCAACTTTCCGTGGTAAAG GCAGTAATACCTTGAGTGTCTCAAATGTGATGACTCACATAGCAGCTGCTCCAAGTTATAAAAAGACCATGAGGTTGAGTCAAGGGCAATTCAAACCTGGCACAAATCGAAATCTTACATGGCAGAAGCCTGTGTCAAGTGATAACCTTGTGATAACTTTCTCTGATGATGATAGTGGGTCTGACTCAGGAAAGACAAAGCAAGATAGAGTTAGAGATAGAAAGGCCAGCTCTCAAGGTACACAGAAAACAGGGAATAATATGCAAACTAGGATCATGAGAGAGGAAGCACCTCAGCACAAAACCCATGCTGCAAAGATAGGATCCGCAAACTTCCCTGCTTTTCCACTCACACTCAGAAATGCAGGGGCTGGTAGGGGATCAGGCACAACTTTTTTTAGGAGGGAGCCATCTGTGCGCCAAGTTACTCCTCTAAAGTCTAAGCAGAAGGATGGAAATGGAGTTGGAGTAAATTCTGCAGATCATAGGCTAGAAAGCTTGCGCCATAAAATAGCTGCTagagaaaatgaactaaaaggtCAAAAAAGACCTCTGGTGCCTGTTGTTACGAAGAATGCAGATTTCTCTACAGAAAAGATAGAGCTGGAAGCTTCCAGTGGTGAATGTTCACGCCTTAATAGTCCATTTGAACATGATGGAGGACCAATTAAAAGGTTGAAGCTCAATCAGCAGCATTCCTACAACCAAGTTCACAGTGACTTGGTAACACTGGCACCTATTAGCTGTTCATCAGGGAAAAACAACGTGCAATCTTCTGAAGTGACAGATCACTTTGAAAATGGAACTACCATGCACTGTAATGTTGATGAAAGAGAGCATGCAGTCACAACAGAATTTTCAGGTCAAATACAACATGGTGGTGCAACTAAGAACCCTCCATCATCCAAAACTCACCATAAAGGTATGGAAGGTGCTGACAATCATGCTACGGTTGAGTTGCGTGGCAGGCTTGCAGCACCATTTACTAATGGGCAAATTATGCCTGAAACTAGTGCTTTGGTGCCTGTCACTTCTGCCCAGGCTGGGCAACGGGTAATGCCTGTTGGTACTTCAACAGTGTTAAACCTCAGGCCACACTTGCAACCTGGAGAGGAG AATGCCGATCTTTTGAACTATAGTGGCCAGATAGGTGTAGAAGGCCAGAACACAAGATTGTTGTCTCTGCTTGAGATGGAGGAACTCCAAGAGAGAGAATTGGAGGACGCTCAAGAGCATAGACAGAAATGTGAAGTTGAAGAAAGAGAAGCTCTTAGAGCTTATCGCAAAGCACAAAGAGCTTTAATTGAGGCAAATGAAAGATGTACCATTCTTCGtaggaaaagagagatttgCTCTGCACAAGTTCATGGTTTTATTGCAGAGAATTCTCCTTTGGTGCAGTCTTTGAGTATTCAGaatgctggagatggccttgcAATGCCGTCACTGCTCAATTCTCAGATTCATGCAGATTGTCAGCTGCCTGAAAATCAGGGTGGTAGGTACAGTCTATACCCCGACGAACCTCCTCAGCAGCCAGTTGATAAGCATGAGGCACAGCCACACTATCGTGATGAGCTTGCTGCCAGCACTGCTGATCCGAACTTTGTGAACACTGCCAATGATAACAGCATGCCTTCAGATTACATGGAGGATGATCTTCTTTTCCCTGCTAGGCGTGCAAGATCAGAGTGTGCCTCGGATCTGGAGAATCACATGGAAGAAACTATACATGTACATGCAGAGGAAAACAGACAAGCTTCTGGTGACAGTGTGCAGGACTATGAGCTTTTAGAAGCTTCTTTGAGGTCTAGATTGGTGGAAAGATTTGGTAAGAAACCATGTCTGAATAGCACCGGAGAAGGCACTGAAGAAATTGCTGTTGGAAAAGTAGCTGGGGCTGAACACGACAAGCAGTCTGCACATGAACTTCAGTTGCAGGAAGCAGAGCAGAATGTTGTGACGACTCTTGAAG ATACAATGGAGCTTGGAAATGATGATGCTGGTTGTGCTGAAAAGACTGGTGGTCTCTCTAATTCTAGTAGTGGTCCTTCAATGGGCAACTGTAATCCTAATGACAACATTTCCTCTCTCAAAGAATTATGCATGCCATTGAGTACGAACAGTCCCATTTTTCCTTCTTCAGCTCCACAAAATGCTGCTAGACACATCAAGGGGGCATTTCCTGGGTTTTGTAAGGAAGCTTCAGATTTAAAAAATGACTGTCTGGTCAGTGATGCAGCGTCTGAAGCAGCAGAAAGTGTACAAGATATGATACAAGACCGTGTTGGAGAGAACGTGAAGATGCTTCCAACTACCCAAAAGGATAGTGACATGGCACACAGTGGGATTGATCCCTTCTGGCCCTTCTGCATGTTTGAGCTCCGAGGAAAATGCAACGATGAAGAGTGCCAGTGGCAACATGCTGAGCATCATGCTTGGAGAAAGTCAAAGCACACAAAACATGCAATGACCTCTGTTTCAG GCCTGAGTCCTTATGGTCTCTTTCGGCATTTTCTTCCTGTACCGGCATATCGGGTTGGTTCGAATCTTATTAAATCTGATCTGAACTTGATGCAGTCGGTGTTGGCTAGCAGTTTATGGCAATATTGGCAAAGGGGGTTTTGCGCTTCCTTTCCTTTACCGATATCTGTTCAAAGAATTCTTCCATCAGATGCACCATTCTTACAGGCTGGTGACGGTTCGATTGCAGATTTCGATACGAACAGACAGCTATTAAATTTTCGAATGCTGGATAGTAGGAAGGTGGGTAGAGTGCACCGTTTTGCAACTATCATCACATCGCGGAAGTGGCATGCATACCGGAGTCTG AATAAGATTGTACAGGGATCTGTTGATGTTGAATTCTTCTTAGAGGCCGCACTTGGTTTGTATTGTGGAAAAGTGAACAAACCAGACAGGATCAAG GCTCTTTTACTTCTGGCGCGTGCTATTGAGGCTGATCCAAGTACAGCTATCCTGTGGGTGTTTTATCTCCATATTTACTATCAAAAGGATGAAGGACTTGGTAAAGATGACATGTTTTCCGACGCG gtGCAACACAATGTTTATTCCTATGAACTATGGCTTATGTATATTAATAGTAGGTTGCGCTTTGATGACCGATTGGATGCTTATAATGACGCTTTGAGCATGCTCTGCCAAATGACAGCAGACACTGACAAggatttgaaagaaagaagtgcTTTCACACTAGATATCTTCTTACAGATGATTTACTTCCTGTGCATGTCTGGAAACGTAGAGAAGgcaatttctaggatttttgggaTTCTTCCAACTGCAACTCCTGACAATTCTGGTGACAAGTTGCTTACTGATGTCATTTCTTGCTTGACCATGTCCGACAGATGCATATTTTGGATTTCGTGCCTATATGTCTCAATTTACGCAAAGCTTCCAGAGGAAATTACTGATCAGCTAGAGTTCCAGAAAGCTTTGCCTCGTGCCTTAGTATGGCTTCCTATCGAGCCCAGTGTAGATAACAGAAGTCACATTATAGAGCTTTTGAAACATGCTGCCTACAAGATGGCTATAGATATTAGTGAGAGTGTTAAAAATGGGGATCCGTCTTACCTGACCTTAGCACAATTCCTTGCTGTTAATCACATTAGTTGTTTAGCTGCTCTTGAAGGCTTCAAATCTTCTGCTGATATGCTAGTGAAGTACATGAAGGAGTACCCAATGTGTCCTCAGATTTTCCTTATCTCAGGTCGGCTAGAAAGAAAGTATGGTACATGTTCTGGTATGAAAGGGTTTGATGAGTTACTATTGAATTGGCATAAAGAGGTGCAAGGAATTCAATATCTGTGGAACCAATACGCCGAGCATGCTTTGGCTGATAATATTGAGTTAGCTGAGAAGGTACTTGCTTGCTGGTTTGAAGAATATGGGGAAGATTGTGATCTCCAAAGCAATGTTGCTGTCGGTGCATTACTTGCTTCAGCCCAGGAGGTTGGTTCTGGTCCATCTATATCAGAAGATCAGGTCTTTTGGTTATTAAATCTCTCATTGTATAAGATACTGGAGAACAACCTACTGGAAGCTCAAGTTGCCGTGGATAAAGCACTGAAATTGGCTCATGGGGAGTGCTACGAGTACTGTTTAAGAGAACATGCTGCAATTCACATGCTGGAAAAATCATCATCTACTGCAGATGCTCAAACTCGAGCTACGTTCAGTTTTATCATTGGTTATCTTGCAGATCATCGGAACTTGCCCACAAGGGACCTGCTGTCAAGAAGGTTTTGCCAGAATGTTAAGAAGCATAAGCTTAAGCAGTTAATAGATGACACTATAGGTCCGACATCTGTAGATTCTTCTCTGATAAACTCTGTCCTTGAAGTGTGCTTTGGTCCGTCTCTCCTTCCAGAAAAAATTGGCGAAGTGAAGTACTTGGTTGATTTTGTCGAATCAGTGATGGAGGTTCTTCCTGCAAACTATCACCTAGCCTTGGCACTTGGTAGATTCGTGGGGAAGCATTACACAGGTGCTGACCCTACCTCCATGGGCACCAGGTTCTGGGCAAGCTCTGTTCTGATTAACGCCATTTTCCGGGCTGTACCTGTTGCACCAGAATCTGTATGGCTAGAAGGTGCCAGTCTCCTGGAGAAACTGCAAGCTGCAGAGACCGTGAAGAGGTTCCACCAGCAGGCAACGTCAGTTTACCCTTTCTCCTACAAGCTGTGGCACACGTACTTGAACACGTGCAAAGCCAGTGGAAACAACACTGAGAGCATCATGGAAGCTGCGAGGCAACGTGGCATCGAGCTGAATCTGACCCCGACCTAG
- the LOC133905568 gene encoding membrane magnesium transporter-like, translated as MGIGYAAGVLGGALLAHAAYATIQYRAVLKITEEFSRPPMDVMMQLLLGLALCMWAGLAVPTKFLSVLPHSEENRIVSLPANLDFMIFNHRGSALLSDADLKLKT; from the exons ATGGGGATCGGCTACGCGGCGGGCGTCCTCGGCGGCGCCCTCCTCGCCCACGCCGCCTACGCCACCATCCAGT ATCGCGCGGTGCTGAAGATCACGGAGGAGTTCTCGCGGCCGCCTATGGAT gtgatgatgcAGTTGCTTCTGGGGTTGGCCTTATGCATGTGGGCAGGTCTTGCTGTTCCAACAAAGTTCCTTTCAGTGCTCCCACATTCCGAGGAGAATAG GATCGTCTCTCTGCCGGCAAACCTGGATTTCATGATCTTCAACCACCGCGGAAGTGCGCTGCTGTCAGACGCAGACTTGAAGCTGAAGACATAG